In the genome of Fulvivirga maritima, one region contains:
- a CDS encoding zinc-dependent metalloprotease — protein sequence MSKNTQTDEGLFKIHINGEKVYYEIPDSLLNTDMLLISRISKISPRFGGGYINAGTKREEQVVQWQKHQNKILLRSISYNAVASDSLPIYKSVESNNYAPSLYSFKIEAYSPDSSALVVEVTDFFTKDVPSISGLSNEMRKEYKVKRLDSDRSFIQSAKSYPENIEVKHEMTYVADEPPSNQSSGTISMVMSQSMVLLPKEPMQPRLHDERVGWFTVSQVDYSSEALKADRKTYIRRWRLEPKDPEAYARGELVEPVKPIVYYLDPATPMKWRKYFKQGIESWQECFESAGFKNAIIAKDPPTEEEDPDFSPEDVRYSIVRYVASTTRNAIGPSTSDPRSGEIIESDIIWYHNHLRSYRNRFMLETGAANPEARSLDTPEEQIGEMMRMVIAHEVGHALGLPHNMKASSAYPTDSLRSGAFTQKYGIATTIMDYARYNYVAQPGDENIRFIRQIGPYDHYAINWGYRVIPEADSPTAEESTLDSWIKEKEGDPKYLFGNGYGGFDPTSQTECIGDDAVKASSYGLSNLKIVSKNLIDWTTEEGENYEDLQELYGELTGVWSRYIGHVAKNIGGVTETLKTADQAGLVYQPVSKEQQKSAMNFMINEAFSTPDWLINEDILRRIEHSGALERVRSLQARHLNTILSFEVLQRLSEAEAFMGSKTYTALNMMDDLQNGIFLEITRNQKVDAYRRDLQKAYVERLGYLMTKEQSSRGRYYSAGTEVEVDQSDIRSLARGKLVDLKRKLQKSNISDRMSSYHVQDLLARIDLILNPKG from the coding sequence GTGTCTAAAAACACTCAGACTGATGAAGGGCTTTTCAAAATTCATATTAACGGAGAGAAAGTTTATTACGAAATACCTGACAGCTTGCTTAACACTGACATGCTGTTGATTAGCCGAATATCCAAAATCTCCCCTCGCTTTGGCGGTGGATACATCAACGCCGGCACCAAAAGAGAAGAGCAGGTAGTACAGTGGCAAAAGCACCAGAATAAAATATTATTAAGATCCATTTCTTACAATGCAGTAGCCAGCGACTCACTGCCCATTTATAAATCAGTAGAGTCAAACAACTACGCTCCTTCGCTTTACAGCTTTAAAATAGAAGCCTATTCCCCGGATTCTTCAGCATTAGTAGTAGAAGTAACAGATTTCTTCACTAAAGATGTACCCTCTATCAGCGGACTTTCTAATGAAATGAGGAAAGAGTACAAAGTAAAAAGGCTGGACTCTGACCGCAGCTTTATCCAATCAGCCAAGAGCTACCCGGAGAATATAGAAGTGAAACATGAAATGACTTATGTGGCCGATGAGCCGCCATCAAATCAAAGCTCCGGAACCATCAGCATGGTTATGAGCCAATCTATGGTTTTACTACCCAAAGAGCCTATGCAACCTCGTCTGCATGACGAAAGAGTAGGCTGGTTTACTGTAAGCCAGGTAGATTATAGCTCTGAGGCACTTAAGGCGGATCGTAAGACCTACATCAGACGATGGAGACTGGAGCCTAAAGACCCGGAAGCTTATGCCAGAGGTGAATTGGTAGAGCCCGTTAAGCCCATTGTTTATTATCTGGACCCTGCCACACCTATGAAATGGCGAAAGTATTTCAAACAAGGTATTGAAAGCTGGCAAGAATGCTTTGAAAGTGCAGGTTTTAAAAATGCCATTATTGCTAAAGATCCACCTACAGAAGAGGAAGATCCAGACTTTAGCCCTGAAGATGTGCGTTACTCTATTGTGCGCTATGTGGCTAGCACTACGCGTAATGCCATTGGCCCAAGCACCTCTGATCCTCGTTCAGGCGAGATCATAGAAAGTGATATCATCTGGTATCATAACCATTTAAGATCTTACAGAAACCGATTTATGCTGGAAACTGGAGCTGCTAACCCTGAAGCTCGCTCGCTAGACACCCCCGAAGAGCAAATCGGCGAAATGATGCGCATGGTCATAGCTCATGAAGTAGGACATGCACTGGGCTTACCGCATAATATGAAAGCCAGCAGCGCCTACCCTACTGATTCTCTCAGATCAGGCGCTTTCACTCAAAAATACGGCATAGCCACCACCATTATGGATTATGCTCGCTATAACTACGTAGCACAGCCAGGAGATGAAAACATCAGGTTTATTAGACAAATAGGGCCTTATGATCACTACGCCATCAACTGGGGGTACAGAGTTATACCCGAGGCCGACAGCCCCACAGCAGAGGAATCCACTTTAGACAGCTGGATAAAAGAAAAAGAAGGTGACCCTAAATACCTTTTCGGAAACGGATACGGCGGCTTCGACCCCACCTCACAGACAGAATGTATAGGAGATGATGCTGTAAAAGCCAGCAGCTACGGGCTGAGCAACCTTAAAATTGTAAGCAAAAATCTAATTGACTGGACTACTGAGGAAGGTGAAAATTATGAAGACCTGCAAGAACTGTATGGTGAGCTCACCGGCGTTTGGAGCCGATATATAGGCCATGTAGCCAAAAACATCGGTGGAGTTACAGAAACATTAAAAACAGCCGATCAAGCAGGTTTAGTGTACCAGCCAGTAAGTAAGGAACAGCAAAAAAGTGCCATGAACTTTATGATCAATGAAGCCTTTAGCACACCTGACTGGTTAATTAATGAAGATATCCTTAGACGCATAGAACATTCAGGTGCCCTGGAAAGAGTAAGATCTTTACAAGCCAGGCACCTCAATACTATTCTTAGCTTTGAGGTATTACAAAGATTATCAGAAGCAGAAGCCTTTATGGGATCAAAAACCTATACCGCGCTGAACATGATGGACGACCTGCAAAATGGCATATTCTTGGAGATAACACGAAATCAAAAAGTAGATGCTTACCGCAGAGACTTACAAAAAGCATATGTAGAAAGATTAGGGTATTTAATGACTAAAGAGCAATCATCGAGAGGGAGATACTACTCCGCTGGCACTGAAGTGGAAGTAGATCAATCAGATATTCGTTCATTAGCAAGAGGAAAATTAGTAGATTTAAAGAGAAAACTTCAAAAAAGTAATATAAGCGATAGAATGTCCTCATATCATGTGCAGGACCTTCTGGCCAGAATAGACTTAATTCTCAATCCTAAAGGGTGA
- a CDS encoding putative metal-binding motif-containing protein, with the protein MKRLLLFLPVLLAGSFLISCGDDDDACTPTTWYRDADGDGFGDASDMLEDCVQPEGYVMDNTDCDDSNADINPGAEEDDFDGIDSNCDGTVESIIIWTGPNLTFNKPDSADWTDPQYQDKITEKVTFTRQHRRQLYNYQWWQDTFSQDADDQALNAEFWNDTPANFDFTPTGGTKGVKWALLDNTGGSENWDPDFPLYGTLGDTTHFYSFHNIGSFVRYLENGSKITEVLDNFTITTDTDQQLTGTSLPDLEGKKLGVWLVEENIFFTLTFTKWGSGDQNPGGGFTYERSTKQY; encoded by the coding sequence ATGAAGAGACTTTTATTGTTTTTACCAGTACTCTTAGCTGGTTCATTCTTAATTTCTTGTGGTGATGATGATGACGCTTGTACCCCTACAACATGGTACAGAGACGCTGACGGTGATGGCTTTGGAGATGCCTCTGATATGCTAGAGGATTGCGTTCAACCAGAAGGCTATGTGATGGATAATACCGACTGTGACGACAGTAATGCTGACATCAACCCAGGAGCAGAAGAAGATGATTTTGATGGCATTGACAGTAACTGCGATGGCACCGTAGAAAGCATCATTATATGGACCGGCCCCAACCTTACCTTTAACAAACCAGACAGCGCTGACTGGACTGACCCTCAGTATCAGGATAAAATAACTGAAAAGGTCACTTTCACTCGTCAGCACAGAAGACAGCTATACAACTACCAATGGTGGCAGGATACCTTCTCTCAAGATGCAGATGATCAGGCTTTAAACGCTGAATTTTGGAACGACACTCCTGCAAATTTTGATTTCACTCCTACCGGTGGCACTAAAGGCGTAAAGTGGGCTTTACTTGATAATACTGGAGGAAGTGAAAACTGGGATCCGGATTTTCCTTTATATGGAACACTTGGAGACACCACTCATTTTTACAGTTTTCATAACATAGGCTCATTTGTGAGGTATCTTGAAAATGGAAGCAAAATCACCGAAGTGTTAGACAACTTTACCATTACAACCGATACGGATCAACAATTAACAGGCACCAGCCTACCTGATCTGGAAGGAAAAAAACTGGGCGTATGGCTAGTTGAAGAAAACATCTTCTTCACCCTTACCTTCACAAAGTGGGGTAGCGGAGACCAAAATCCTGGTGGAGGCTTCACCTACGAGCGATCTACCAAGCAATACTAA
- a CDS encoding IS110 family transposase — MKKMRANAAGIDIGAKHIFVSVENKDVRVFETFTESFKEASCYLLSEGIETVAMEATGVYWIILYEILESAGLDVWLVDGRQTRQVPGRKTDVKDCQWIQQLHSHGLLNRCFVPDAQVKEVRAYQRLREDHLRTASMHVNHMQKALIEMNIRLKEVLSQIHGASGLAIIEAILAGERDAQKLLSLCHSSIREKKASQVIKALSGYYTESGLFALGQAYGGYKFYKQQILACDQKLDEVMKRFNNYDSDMESKNEIDSVKDRKPVRHNKPDIDHLGGHLLKIFSGKDATCLPGITDYTWLQLYSEIGMELCKWPSEKHFTSWLGLSPGQHQSGKKNKTRNRKYRPKAGQIFRQIAQSLIESKKIALGAFGRRLKSKRGPGIATKATARKLAVLYWRLMVKGLDYTERGIKAYEEKMQLHRERWLVKTAKELGYELEQIPI, encoded by the coding sequence ATGAAAAAGATGAGAGCAAATGCTGCAGGCATAGATATAGGAGCCAAGCACATTTTCGTATCCGTGGAAAACAAGGATGTTCGTGTTTTTGAGACTTTCACTGAAAGTTTTAAAGAGGCATCGTGTTATTTATTATCAGAGGGGATCGAGACAGTGGCCATGGAAGCCACCGGCGTTTACTGGATCATCCTTTATGAGATCCTAGAATCAGCAGGTTTAGATGTCTGGTTAGTAGATGGGCGCCAGACAAGACAAGTACCAGGTCGAAAGACTGATGTAAAGGACTGTCAATGGATTCAGCAACTTCATAGTCATGGCTTATTGAATCGCTGTTTTGTTCCCGATGCTCAAGTGAAGGAAGTTCGTGCTTACCAGCGGTTGCGAGAAGATCATCTCAGAACAGCCTCTATGCATGTAAACCACATGCAAAAGGCGCTAATAGAGATGAACATCCGGCTCAAAGAAGTGCTCAGTCAGATACATGGCGCCAGTGGTCTGGCGATCATAGAAGCCATCCTGGCAGGGGAACGTGATGCCCAAAAGCTCTTATCCCTGTGCCATAGCAGTATTAGAGAAAAGAAAGCCTCTCAAGTCATCAAGGCACTTTCAGGCTATTATACCGAGTCAGGGTTATTTGCTTTGGGACAGGCATACGGTGGTTACAAATTTTATAAACAACAAATACTGGCATGTGACCAAAAACTGGATGAAGTCATGAAGCGGTTCAATAACTACGATTCAGATATGGAAAGCAAAAATGAAATAGATTCTGTTAAAGATCGAAAACCTGTTAGACATAATAAACCTGATATAGACCACTTAGGAGGACACCTGCTGAAAATCTTTTCAGGCAAAGATGCTACGTGTTTGCCGGGTATTACCGATTATACCTGGCTACAATTGTATTCTGAAATAGGCATGGAACTTTGTAAGTGGCCCAGTGAGAAACATTTCACTTCATGGCTAGGATTATCTCCAGGTCAACACCAGTCTGGCAAGAAAAATAAAACCAGAAACAGAAAGTACAGGCCAAAGGCAGGACAAATATTCAGACAAATAGCCCAAAGTTTAATAGAAAGCAAAAAGATAGCACTGGGAGCTTTTGGGCGTAGATTGAAAAGCAAAAGAGGTCCAGGCATAGCCACTAAAGCTACCGCCCGAAAACTGGCCGTACTCTACTGGCGGCTTATGGTAAAAGGGCTTGATTACACAGAACGGGGCATCAAAGCATATGAAGAAAAAATGCAGCTCCATAGGGAAAGATGGCTAGTAAAAACAGCTAAAGAATTAGGTTATGAGCTTGAACAAATACCTATTTAG
- a CDS encoding AMP-binding protein yields MDLTNIGSFAISNPFENTTVSFIKDWLSGQSSFELQTSGSTGTPKKIKIKRSQMEASARQTMQALGITQGNALVCLDTAYIAGKMMLVRALLHQMNIIAVTPGSNPLKGLNTQPDFAALVPLQVETILADEESKNMLNRMQAVIIGGAPVSNHLAQQIEKLQVPAYATYGMTETVSHIALKRLNGSEKDDTYIAFDEVQLALDERGCLTIQSAVTDGETIITNDRVDLKTPHTFEWLGRIDNVINSGGVKVQSEKVERAIEKIFSGLRITHRFFIAGVPDSTLGQKVIMVVESNASLPETAIIDKLKLAVNKYEIPKQIYYIASFAETKTGKVNRSEILKEVNF; encoded by the coding sequence ATGGACCTGACTAACATTGGGTCCTTTGCTATTTCTAACCCTTTTGAAAACACAACTGTTTCTTTTATTAAAGATTGGCTCAGTGGCCAAAGCAGCTTCGAGCTACAGACTTCAGGATCTACCGGCACTCCTAAGAAGATAAAAATTAAAAGAAGCCAAATGGAAGCCAGTGCACGGCAAACCATGCAAGCACTAGGAATAACTCAGGGTAATGCCCTGGTTTGTCTGGACACCGCTTATATAGCTGGTAAAATGATGCTGGTTCGTGCACTCCTCCACCAAATGAACATCATAGCCGTAACGCCCGGTTCTAACCCACTGAAAGGCCTGAATACACAGCCTGACTTCGCTGCACTGGTACCTCTACAAGTAGAAACCATTCTGGCCGATGAAGAGAGCAAAAACATGCTTAACCGCATGCAGGCAGTAATCATAGGCGGAGCTCCGGTTAGCAATCATTTAGCTCAGCAAATAGAAAAATTACAAGTACCTGCCTATGCCACTTATGGCATGACAGAAACCGTTTCACATATTGCACTAAAACGACTTAATGGTTCTGAAAAAGATGATACTTATATCGCCTTTGATGAAGTACAGCTGGCGCTAGATGAAAGAGGTTGCCTTACTATACAATCAGCAGTAACCGATGGTGAGACTATTATTACCAATGACCGCGTAGACCTAAAGACTCCTCATACCTTTGAATGGCTGGGGAGAATAGATAATGTGATCAACAGTGGTGGTGTAAAAGTTCAAAGTGAAAAAGTAGAAAGGGCCATTGAAAAAATATTCAGCGGGTTAAGGATAACCCATCGTTTTTTCATTGCAGGCGTGCCTGATAGCACTTTAGGCCAAAAAGTGATTATGGTAGTAGAGTCTAATGCTTCATTACCCGAAACAGCGATTATAGATAAACTAAAACTTGCAGTGAATAAATATGAAATTCCTAAACAGATCTATTACATAGCTTCATTTGCAGAAACAAAAACCGGTAAGGTGAATAGAAGTGAGATATTGAAGGAAGTAAATTTTTAG
- a CDS encoding GLPGLI family protein: MKKLIVLLSIQLLLTVIVFESAGQTQAKVTYTYHSYGGYKRDMTLLIKDGISQFIFHKEDTTIQGVNTAEFFHYFRHYETYYDLLSKNVTEQRLMKDKEMMLIAQWNNNLNWKMTGESKKIMGYTVQKAAAPAYEMAEKGSDLDYKEAVAWFTTEIPFQAGPERYFGLPGLILELSFTGRSIFYEVKEIDIKADVPTIKIPTEGVEVSSKEIVRPFIIDKKWLKKKKKELASASN, translated from the coding sequence ATGAAAAAGCTAATAGTATTACTGTCTATACAATTATTATTAACAGTTATTGTTTTCGAATCCGCAGGCCAGACGCAGGCAAAAGTAACTTACACTTACCATTCATATGGAGGATATAAACGTGATATGACCTTGCTGATTAAAGATGGTATTTCTCAATTTATTTTTCATAAGGAAGACACCACCATACAGGGAGTAAATACTGCAGAGTTCTTTCACTATTTCAGACATTACGAAACGTATTATGACTTGTTATCTAAAAACGTAACAGAGCAACGCTTAATGAAAGACAAGGAAATGATGCTTATAGCCCAATGGAATAATAATTTGAATTGGAAAATGACCGGAGAAAGTAAAAAAATAATGGGGTATACTGTTCAAAAGGCGGCAGCACCTGCATATGAGATGGCCGAAAAAGGCTCTGATTTGGATTATAAAGAAGCTGTTGCCTGGTTTACTACCGAAATCCCGTTTCAGGCTGGCCCAGAAAGATACTTTGGGCTGCCAGGTTTGATATTAGAGTTATCATTTACCGGTAGAAGTATTTTTTATGAAGTAAAAGAGATAGATATTAAGGCTGATGTGCCAACCATAAAAATACCCACAGAAGGGGTAGAAGTTTCCTCTAAAGAAATAGTAAGACCTTTTATCATCGATAAGAAATGGCTTAAAAAGAAGAAGAAGGAACTCGCTTCAGCCTCTAATTAG
- a CDS encoding IS110 family transposase — MKKMRANAAGIDIGAKHIFVSVENKDVRVFETFTESFREASCYLLSEGIQTVAMEATGVYWIILYEILESAGLDVWLVDGRQTRQVPGRKTDVKDCQWIQQLHSHGLLNRCFVPDAQVKEVRAYQRLREDHLRTASMHVNHMQKSLIEMNIRLKEVLSQIHGASGLAIIEAILAGERDAQKLLSLCHSSIREKKASQVIKALSGYYTESGLFALGQAYSGYKFYKQQILACDQKLEEVMKRFNNYDSDMESKNEIDSVKDRKPVRHNKPDIDHLGGHLLKIFSGKDATYLPGITDYTWLQLYSEIGMELCKWPSEKHFTSWLGLSPGQHQSGKKNKTRNRKYRPKAGQIFRQIAQSLIESKKIALGAFGRRLKSKRGPGIATKATARKLAVLYWRLMVKGLDYTERGIKAYEEKMQLHRERWLVKTAKELGYELEQIPI; from the coding sequence ATGAAAAAGATGAGAGCAAATGCTGCAGGCATAGATATAGGAGCCAAGCACATTTTCGTATCCGTAGAAAACAAGGATGTTCGTGTTTTTGAGACTTTCACTGAAAGTTTTCGAGAGGCATCGTGCTATTTATTATCAGAGGGGATCCAGACAGTGGCTATGGAAGCTACGGGTGTTTACTGGATTATTCTTTATGAGATTCTTGAATCAGCAGGTTTGGATGTCTGGTTAGTAGATGGGCGCCAGACAAGACAAGTACCAGGTCGAAAGACTGATGTAAAGGACTGTCAATGGATTCAGCAACTCCATAGTCATGGTTTATTGAATCGCTGTTTTGTTCCCGATGCACAAGTGAAGGAAGTTCGTGCTTACCAGCGCTTGAGAGAAGATCATCTGAGAACAGCCTCTATGCATGTAAATCATATGCAAAAGTCACTAATAGAGATGAACATTCGACTCAAAGAAGTGCTCAGTCAGATACATGGCGCCAGTGGTCTGGCGATCATAGAAGCCATCCTGGCAGGGGAACGTGATGCCCAAAAGCTCTTATCCCTGTGCCATAGCAGTATTAGAGAAAAGAAAGCCTCTCAAGTCATCAAGGCACTTTCAGGCTATTATACCGAGTCAGGGTTATTTGCTTTGGGACAGGCATACAGTGGTTACAAATTTTATAAACAACAAATACTGGCATGTGACCAAAAACTGGAAGAAGTCATGAAGCGGTTCAATAACTACGATTCAGATATGGAAAGCAAAAATGAAATAGATTCTGTTAAAGATCGAAAACCTGTTAGACATAATAAACCTGATATAGACCACTTAGGAGGACACCTGCTCAAAATCTTTTCAGGCAAAGATGCTACGTATTTACCGGGTATTACCGATTATACCTGGCTACAATTGTATTCTGAAATAGGCATGGAACTTTGTAAGTGGCCCAGCGAGAAACACTTCACTTCATGGCTAGGATTATCTCCAGGTCAACACCAGTCTGGCAAGAAAAATAAAACCAGAAACAGAAAGTACAGGCCAAAGGCAGGACAAATATTCAGACAAATAGCCCAAAGTTTAATAGAAAGCAAAAAGATAGCACTGGGAGCTTTTGGGCGTAGATTGAAAAGCAAAAGAGGTCCAGGCATAGCCACTAAAGCTACCGCCCGAAAACTGGCCGTACTCTACTGGCGGCTTATGGTAAAAGGACTTGATTACACAGAACGGGGCATCAAAGCATATGAAGAAAAAATGCAGCTCCATAGAGAAAGATGGCTAGTAAAAACAGCTAAAGAATTAGGCTATGAGCTTGAACAAATACCTATTTAG